In Desulfopila inferna, a single window of DNA contains:
- a CDS encoding bifunctional acetyl-CoA hydrolase/transferase family protein/GNAT family N-acetyltransferase codes for MAMDYDTNWQDRYREMVSSAKKALKQVRSGNRVFIGTGCGEPTELVKALTARSSELADVEIVQLFTKGDALYAQKSHAQSFTVNSFFIGQNVRAMIQEGLGSYTPILLSNIPQLFYSGQLPLDVVLIQVTPPNVNGKVSLGISVDIVKSAVENGSLIIAQVNPQMVWTMGDSMVDVYDLDILVPANVPLIEREEEELGEISHAIGKNVATLIPDNATIQFGLGRTPGFGRIPHAAIPYLLEKKNLGIHCEMITDAIIELIEAGVANGSRKSTDRGRIVTSFCMGTKRLYNYVDNNPLFCFRPTEYVNDFHVISEQSKMVAINVGQEIDLTGQVCTDAVDGKFYSGIGGLVDFNRGAARSRNGKTIIVIPSASLDAKRSRIVVRLSPGAGVSITRGTIHYVVTEYGIAYLHGKSVQERVMALISIAHPNFREQLFKAAVAAHYIRPEMADVTTGFMVPRDDLMRSTMLLKDGTQVYFRSVQPTDEPRMKDLLYDLSRETVYYRFMSQQNRFTHKQIQDFVYIDHRKDVAIVGTVPEAHGDDVICVGRYYLDEETNRAEVAFIIRDDWQNKGLGTYLYRHMAEIAKRNGIAGFTAEVLRSNNRMQTIFIHAGHKVSHTLEKNAYSFIIDF; via the coding sequence ATGGCGATGGATTACGATACTAACTGGCAGGACCGCTACAGGGAAATGGTGAGTTCGGCCAAAAAGGCGCTGAAGCAGGTGCGTTCCGGCAACAGGGTTTTCATCGGGACCGGCTGCGGTGAGCCCACCGAACTGGTCAAGGCGCTGACGGCCAGGTCATCTGAACTGGCCGATGTCGAAATTGTTCAGCTCTTTACCAAGGGCGATGCTCTCTATGCCCAGAAGAGTCATGCGCAGAGCTTCACTGTCAACTCCTTTTTTATCGGGCAGAACGTCCGGGCCATGATCCAGGAGGGGCTGGGCAGCTACACCCCGATCCTTCTCTCGAATATTCCGCAACTTTTCTATTCCGGCCAGCTCCCTCTCGATGTCGTTCTGATCCAGGTCACTCCACCTAATGTCAACGGCAAGGTCAGTCTCGGCATTTCCGTGGACATCGTCAAAAGCGCGGTGGAAAACGGCTCGCTCATCATCGCCCAGGTCAACCCGCAGATGGTATGGACCATGGGCGACAGTATGGTCGATGTGTATGACCTTGATATCCTGGTGCCGGCTAATGTACCGCTTATTGAAAGAGAAGAAGAGGAGCTGGGGGAGATCAGCCACGCCATCGGCAAAAACGTCGCTACTCTGATTCCGGACAATGCCACCATCCAGTTCGGTCTGGGCCGTACTCCCGGTTTTGGCCGTATCCCCCACGCGGCTATTCCCTACCTTTTGGAAAAGAAAAATCTCGGCATTCATTGCGAGATGATCACCGACGCCATAATAGAGCTGATTGAAGCCGGCGTTGCCAACGGCAGCAGAAAAAGTACAGACAGGGGCAGGATCGTCACCAGCTTCTGCATGGGAACAAAAAGGCTCTACAATTATGTCGACAACAATCCTCTGTTCTGCTTTCGACCGACGGAATATGTCAACGACTTCCATGTCATCAGCGAACAATCGAAGATGGTGGCCATCAACGTCGGTCAGGAGATCGATCTTACCGGACAGGTCTGCACGGACGCTGTGGACGGCAAGTTCTACTCGGGGATAGGCGGTCTGGTAGATTTCAATCGCGGGGCGGCACGCTCGAGAAACGGCAAGACCATTATCGTCATCCCCTCCGCCAGTCTCGATGCCAAGCGATCCAGGATAGTCGTACGCCTCAGCCCGGGCGCCGGTGTCTCTATTACCCGCGGCACCATTCATTATGTGGTTACCGAGTACGGCATTGCCTACCTGCATGGCAAGTCGGTACAGGAACGCGTTATGGCGCTAATCTCCATCGCTCATCCGAATTTTCGCGAACAGCTCTTCAAGGCGGCGGTTGCTGCTCATTATATCCGTCCGGAAATGGCGGATGTCACCACCGGATTCATGGTCCCACGGGATGACTTAATGCGCTCCACCATGCTGCTCAAGGATGGTACCCAGGTCTATTTCCGTTCGGTTCAGCCTACCGATGAACCACGGATGAAAGATCTTCTCTACGATCTCTCCAGGGAAACCGTGTATTACCGTTTTATGAGCCAGCAGAACAGATTTACCCATAAGCAGATCCAGGATTTCGTCTATATCGATCACCGCAAGGATGTGGCTATCGTCGGAACGGTGCCGGAGGCCCATGGAGATGATGTCATCTGTGTTGGCAGATACTACCTCGATGAGGAAACCAACAGGGCGGAAGTTGCCTTTATCATTCGTGATGACTGGCAGAATAAAGGTCTTGGGACCTATTTGTACAGACATATGGCCGAGATTGCAAAACGTAACGGTATCGCCGGCTTCACGGCGGAGGTGCTGCGCAGCAATAACCGCATGCAGACCATTTTTATCCATGCCGGACACAAGGTTTCCCACACCCTTGAGAAGAACGCCTACAGCTTTATTATCGACTTCTAG
- a CDS encoding MaoC family dehydratase yields the protein MLYQYLDISKLKVGDSASLSKTVSESDVYQYAGITGDMNPVHIDEEYAARTAFGGRIAHGMLAAGFISAVMAMKLPGPGAIYQEQSLKFTAPIRIGDTITATAEILEIGPKRKSARLKTTCINQRGVVVCEGIASILLPRKKRE from the coding sequence ATGCTCTACCAATACCTTGATATATCAAAGCTGAAGGTTGGTGATTCGGCCAGCCTTTCAAAAACCGTAAGTGAATCGGATGTCTATCAATATGCCGGCATCACCGGTGACATGAACCCGGTTCATATAGATGAGGAATATGCCGCCCGCACCGCCTTTGGCGGCAGAATCGCCCATGGCATGCTGGCGGCAGGCTTTATCAGTGCGGTCATGGCTATGAAGCTGCCGGGTCCCGGAGCAATATATCAGGAGCAGTCCCTGAAATTCACCGCGCCGATCCGTATTGGAGACACCATTACCGCCACGGCTGAAATACTCGAAATCGGACCGAAAAGAAAATCAGCCAGACTCAAAACCACCTGCATCAATCAAAGAGGGGTTGTGGTTTGCGAGGGCATAGCCTCCATTCTTCTGCCCAGGAAAAAAAGAGAATAG
- a CDS encoding nitroreductase has product MNISEAIRQRKSIRAYQNKEVSRESVNAILETARYSPSGANAQPWQVAVVMGETRDRIIDALLSAFRAGEPEDRDYDYYPVKWQQPFKARRIACGMQLYETLGIERQDRQGRVRQWEANYRGFDAPAMLFFFLDPSLAIGSYMDCGMFIQSVMLAALDEGLATCPQAALSGYATLVKEILGYPRDTILLCGMALGYEEKDALVNSYRTPREEVDSFTWYFD; this is encoded by the coding sequence ATGAATATTTCCGAAGCAATCAGGCAGCGCAAATCTATTCGGGCCTACCAAAACAAAGAGGTGAGCAGGGAGAGTGTCAATGCTATTCTCGAGACGGCACGTTATTCCCCGTCGGGGGCAAACGCACAGCCCTGGCAGGTGGCCGTGGTTATGGGAGAAACCAGGGACAGAATCATCGATGCACTGCTGTCGGCCTTTCGCGCCGGAGAGCCGGAGGACCGCGATTATGACTATTATCCGGTAAAATGGCAGCAGCCTTTTAAGGCACGCCGCATTGCCTGCGGCATGCAGCTCTACGAAACTCTGGGTATCGAGCGACAGGACCGCCAGGGGAGAGTCAGGCAGTGGGAGGCCAATTATCGCGGCTTCGACGCCCCGGCGATGCTCTTCTTTTTTCTCGATCCTTCTCTTGCCATCGGCTCGTATATGGATTGCGGCATGTTCATTCAATCGGTCATGCTGGCAGCACTGGATGAAGGGCTGGCCACCTGCCCCCAGGCGGCCCTCAGCGGCTATGCGACCCTGGTGAAGGAAATTCTCGGCTACCCGCGGGATACTATTCTGCTCTGCGGCATGGCACTGGGCTATGAGGAAAAAGATGCCCTGGTAAACAGCTACCGCACTCCCCGGGAAGAGGTGGACAGTTTTACCTGGTATTTTGATTAG
- a CDS encoding histone deacetylase family protein, whose amino-acid sequence MIKYMPTAARKTGLVLFPAFDWCISPSHPEREERLLYTKDQLIEEGLEDVENIYFYNPEMALEQDIDRVHLCVPSAARLMTASHFISTGGAIRAARAVMDKEVERSFAIVRPPGHHAMQTVFGDRGFCIVNVEAIMVEYIRRHYGIGKIAIIDTDCHHGDGTQDIFYNDPDTLFISMHQDGRTIFPGSGFVHESGGPSAPGYNINIPLPQQTSEEGFDMVMERVVLPILDEFKPELVINSAGQDNHYSDPITNMNFTAQGYARLNKNLNPDICVLEGGYAIEGALPYTNLGIILAMAGMDTSHVREPGYDPARFIQSRDMNSYIETICNQAVEVFHNRHKLKKQYEGQQTVVARKRIFYDTTGFQVGETRVYNLCPDCPGYSEVVAEGLHQHLHGFCIPFSCCRKCSIKARDGFVRAPRESDTLTVLQDRVEDIFERR is encoded by the coding sequence ATGATAAAATATATGCCGACAGCGGCACGAAAAACCGGACTCGTTCTCTTTCCGGCCTTTGACTGGTGTATAAGCCCCTCACATCCCGAGCGCGAGGAAAGGCTGCTGTATACCAAGGACCAGCTGATTGAAGAAGGATTGGAAGATGTCGAAAACATTTACTTCTACAATCCTGAAATGGCTCTGGAGCAGGATATTGACAGGGTGCATCTTTGTGTTCCTTCCGCGGCCAGATTGATGACCGCTTCTCATTTTATTTCCACGGGTGGGGCCATCCGGGCAGCACGGGCGGTAATGGACAAGGAAGTGGAACGCTCCTTCGCCATTGTCAGACCGCCTGGGCACCATGCCATGCAAACGGTTTTCGGGGACAGGGGATTCTGTATCGTCAATGTAGAGGCGATCATGGTCGAATATATCCGCCGCCATTACGGCATCGGCAAAATCGCCATCATCGATACCGATTGTCATCATGGCGACGGTACACAGGATATTTTCTACAATGATCCGGACACCCTTTTTATTTCCATGCACCAGGACGGCCGTACTATTTTCCCGGGCAGCGGATTTGTCCATGAATCGGGCGGACCTTCGGCGCCGGGCTACAACATCAATATTCCACTCCCTCAGCAAACCTCGGAGGAGGGCTTCGATATGGTCATGGAGCGTGTGGTGTTGCCTATCCTGGATGAATTTAAACCGGAGCTGGTAATCAACTCCGCAGGTCAGGACAACCACTATTCCGACCCGATAACCAATATGAATTTCACCGCGCAGGGATATGCCCGGTTGAATAAAAACCTAAATCCCGATATCTGTGTGCTGGAGGGGGGATATGCCATCGAGGGAGCTCTGCCCTATACGAATCTGGGAATTATACTGGCCATGGCCGGCATGGATACCTCCCATGTCCGGGAACCGGGATATGATCCGGCACGCTTTATCCAGTCGCGGGATATGAACAGCTATATCGAGACCATCTGCAATCAGGCAGTTGAGGTGTTTCATAATCGGCATAAGCTGAAGAAGCAATATGAAGGACAGCAGACCGTCGTTGCACGCAAGCGTATTTTTTACGATACCACCGGCTTTCAGGTGGGGGAAACCAGGGTATACAACCTCTGTCCCGACTGTCCGGGCTATTCCGAGGTCGTCGCCGAAGGTCTGCACCAGCATCTCCACGGGTTCTGTATACCTTTCAGCTGCTGCAGGAAGTGCAGCATCAAGGCAAGGGACGGCTTTGTCCGCGCTCCCCGGGAAAGCGATACCTTGACTGTTCTGCAGGACAGGGTGGAGGATATCTTCGAAAGGAGATAG
- a CDS encoding FAD-binding and (Fe-S)-binding domain-containing protein: MQPKKYNDFRRAIARKIPEKNIITDPLKRVAIGVDASFYRLVPQIIVDVENEKQVRIILQEARRRSLPVTFRAAGTSLSGQSITDSILVRLGRGWDRCRIYDEARLIQVQPGLVGGLANRQLAVFDRKIGPDPASIDSAKIGGILANNASGMCCGVEQNSYQTLESIRLILVDGTVIDTGDNKSVDDFRKSHTSLLHDLARIRQRVLENSELAGRIRHKFKIKNTTGYSLNALIDFEDPIDIMAHLMIGSEGTLAFIADAVYRTVIEHRHKASALILFTNMEEACRAIRLLRRQSVAAAELMDRASLASVEDKPGMPEFLKTLDKSVTALLVETRAGDPQKLAGQIEQITSCLADFKTVMPISFTSAAEEYQNLWKIRKGLFPAVGAVRKTGTTVIIEDVAFPIEKLARAALELQTLFAKYHYNEAIIFGHAFEGNLHFVFTQDFSIETEVIRYRDFMAEVVEMVVTTYDGSLKAEHGTGRNMAPFVEKEWGTAAFELMKEIKELFDPDTLLNPGVIINEDAEIHIRNLKSLPATHEVADKCIECGFCEPVCPSRDLSFTPRQRIAGRRELSRRLAAEGKSRELKRFSRRYQYPGLDTCAADGLCATRCPVGIDTGKMVKALREEAHGWPAQSIAGAVGSHFGIVAKTISHTLDVVDIAHNYTGTAFMEQASVLARKATFNRLPLWNREMPSGVAKIETKPVDCTNPLQVVYFPSCASRAMSGPSRAETGLDDLPKKTASLLKKAGYEIIYPENLDNLCCGQAFESKGFLTEADRKSRELSDRLLYVSRNGALPILCDTSPCLQRMQATLDERLELYEPIEFVLRFLMDRLSFSRKDIRIAIHPTCSTRKMGLETRLLELAHACATEVVWPEDIYCCGFAGDRGFNVPELNESALHGLDEHVCTCDAGYSTSKTCEIGLALHSGIPYRSILYLVDEVTGPKWE, from the coding sequence ATGCAGCCAAAAAAATATAATGATTTCCGGAGAGCTATTGCTCGCAAGATCCCAGAAAAGAATATTATCACAGATCCGCTCAAGAGAGTCGCCATCGGAGTCGACGCCAGCTTTTACCGTCTTGTTCCCCAAATTATCGTTGACGTTGAAAATGAGAAGCAGGTCCGGATCATTCTGCAGGAAGCCCGCAGGCGTAGTCTGCCCGTGACTTTCAGGGCTGCCGGTACAAGCCTCTCGGGTCAGTCGATCACCGACAGTATTCTCGTGCGTTTGGGCAGGGGCTGGGATCGCTGCCGAATATACGACGAGGCCCGCCTCATCCAGGTTCAGCCTGGTCTCGTTGGCGGTCTTGCCAATCGTCAACTTGCGGTATTCGACCGCAAGATCGGCCCGGACCCGGCGTCCATCGACAGCGCCAAAATCGGTGGAATTCTTGCCAACAATGCAAGTGGCATGTGCTGTGGCGTCGAGCAGAACAGCTACCAGACCCTGGAAAGCATTCGTCTGATCCTCGTGGACGGCACCGTGATCGACACCGGAGACAACAAGAGTGTCGATGATTTCAGAAAAAGCCATACATCCCTGCTTCACGACCTGGCGCGCATCAGGCAGCGGGTTCTGGAAAACAGTGAACTCGCAGGTCGTATCAGACATAAATTCAAAATCAAGAATACGACGGGTTACAGCCTGAACGCCCTCATTGATTTTGAAGACCCCATAGACATCATGGCGCACCTGATGATCGGTTCCGAAGGAACACTGGCCTTTATCGCCGATGCGGTCTACCGTACAGTCATCGAGCATCGGCACAAGGCGAGCGCGTTGATCCTCTTCACCAACATGGAGGAGGCCTGTCGCGCCATCCGGCTCCTGCGCCGGCAGTCGGTGGCGGCGGCCGAACTGATGGATCGTGCCAGCCTGGCCTCGGTCGAGGACAAACCCGGCATGCCGGAATTTTTGAAAACGCTCGATAAGTCGGTGACCGCTCTACTGGTCGAGACCCGGGCAGGTGATCCACAAAAACTTGCCGGACAGATCGAGCAGATCACCTCCTGCCTGGCAGACTTCAAAACCGTCATGCCTATCTCTTTTACCTCTGCGGCTGAGGAATACCAGAACTTGTGGAAGATCAGAAAGGGCTTATTCCCGGCAGTTGGCGCGGTCCGCAAAACCGGGACAACCGTGATCATAGAAGACGTCGCTTTTCCAATAGAAAAATTGGCCCGGGCAGCCTTGGAACTGCAAACACTGTTCGCCAAATACCACTACAATGAAGCCATTATTTTCGGTCACGCTTTCGAGGGCAACCTGCATTTCGTTTTCACCCAGGATTTTTCGATAGAAACAGAGGTGATCCGTTACCGTGATTTCATGGCCGAAGTTGTGGAAATGGTCGTTACCACCTACGACGGCTCATTGAAGGCGGAACACGGCACCGGCCGGAATATGGCTCCTTTTGTCGAAAAAGAATGGGGCACTGCGGCCTTCGAGCTGATGAAAGAGATCAAGGAGCTTTTCGATCCGGACACTCTGCTCAACCCCGGTGTTATCATCAACGAGGATGCCGAGATCCATATCAGGAATCTCAAGTCGTTGCCCGCAACCCACGAAGTCGCCGACAAGTGCATCGAATGCGGTTTCTGCGAGCCGGTCTGCCCATCACGAGATTTGAGCTTCACCCCCAGACAGCGCATCGCCGGTCGGCGGGAGCTCAGCAGAAGACTGGCGGCGGAAGGAAAAAGCAGAGAACTCAAACGTTTTTCGCGCCGTTATCAATATCCCGGCCTGGATACCTGCGCGGCGGATGGTCTGTGCGCCACCCGCTGCCCGGTAGGCATCGATACCGGAAAAATGGTCAAAGCCCTGCGCGAGGAAGCTCACGGCTGGCCGGCGCAATCAATTGCAGGTGCTGTCGGATCCCATTTTGGTATAGTGGCGAAGACGATCAGCCACACCCTCGATGTCGTTGATATCGCGCATAATTATACCGGCACCGCGTTCATGGAACAGGCCTCGGTACTTGCCAGGAAGGCCACTTTCAACCGTCTGCCTCTGTGGAACAGGGAAATGCCTTCCGGCGTCGCAAAAATTGAAACAAAGCCGGTTGATTGTACCAATCCGCTCCAGGTCGTCTATTTTCCGAGCTGTGCCAGCCGGGCAATGAGCGGTCCTTCGCGAGCGGAAACCGGGCTCGACGATCTGCCGAAAAAGACGGCATCCCTTCTGAAAAAAGCCGGCTACGAAATCATCTATCCGGAAAATCTTGATAATCTCTGCTGTGGGCAGGCCTTCGAAAGCAAGGGTTTCCTCACAGAGGCTGACCGGAAATCCCGAGAACTTTCGGACCGACTACTCTATGTGTCCAGGAATGGCGCCCTTCCGATCCTCTGCGACACCAGCCCCTGCCTGCAGCGTATGCAAGCCACGTTGGATGAACGCCTCGAACTGTATGAACCGATTGAGTTCGTCCTGCGCTTTTTGATGGACCGACTCTCATTTTCACGCAAAGACATCAGGATTGCCATCCATCCCACCTGCAGCACCAGGAAAATGGGGCTCGAAACCAGGCTCCTTGAACTCGCCCACGCCTGCGCCACCGAGGTCGTCTGGCCGGAGGACATCTACTGCTGCGGCTTCGCCGGCGACCGGGGGTTTAATGTCCCCGAGCTTAACGAATCCGCCCTGCACGGCCTGGATGAGCATGTCTGCACCTGTGACGCGGGCTACTCGACCAGCAAAACCTGCGAGATCGGCCTGGCGCTGCACAGCGGCATTCCATACCGCTCGATCCTGTATCTCGTGGATGAGGTCACCGGACCCAAGTGGGAATAG
- a CDS encoding acetate--CoA ligase family protein has translation MLESLFLPQSVAIIGASRTPGKVGHDILANLVKGGFKGTILPVNPAGGTMFDLPVLRSLREFDGEIEQVIVVVPKDRVLEAVKDAMAKKAGAVVLISSGFKETGKAGRRLEEEVAKICKSHGARLLGPNCLGLLNTQNNLNASFAGSMPARGKIAIFSQSGALCTSMLDLAEGRRLGISKLISIGNKADINENDLLSYLADDKQTTVVTGYLENIISGDTFIKTAEEACMKKPVVLLKSGTTAAGQKAAASHTGVLAGTDTAYGAAFKRSGVIRADTFEALFDYATALSMQPLPKGNRVLIITNAGGPGTMAADAVEHCGMRVADLASNTATALRDKLPEGVSIGNPVDVLGDAPPERYREVLRTAQNDDSVDAIIIILTPQVMSNPKETARAIAMEIDGSKPVLASFMGGKDVMPGRLELTAAGLPDYESPERAVGALKVMHEYETWLHRPPRMVTRFRVNRRRVERIITRSRRFNILQLNEVKSKKILQSYGFNVPDGRLVTDAEEAVEQARRTGFPVAMKIVSPDIVHKSDMGGVKLNLTTAQQVRDGFDLMMIRILQQVPSAIIEGIYVEKMVDPGLEVIIGVSRDPQFGPMLMFGLGGIFVEVMKDVTFHLAPITQDEAIHMLKSTRSYNILKGKRGQKGVDIVGIANGLQRISQLTTDFPQIIELDINPFIVGETGTDPVVADGRMTLLSADKRIII, from the coding sequence ATGCTGGAAAGTCTTTTTTTACCGCAAAGCGTCGCCATTATAGGGGCATCAAGGACTCCGGGAAAGGTTGGCCACGATATTCTTGCCAACCTGGTCAAAGGAGGATTCAAAGGCACAATTCTGCCCGTCAATCCGGCCGGAGGAACAATGTTCGATCTGCCGGTCTTGCGCAGCCTCAGGGAGTTTGACGGCGAGATAGAACAGGTCATTGTGGTGGTGCCTAAAGACCGTGTGCTCGAGGCAGTCAAGGATGCCATGGCCAAAAAAGCCGGAGCGGTCGTGCTCATTTCCTCGGGATTCAAGGAAACCGGCAAGGCCGGGCGGCGGCTTGAAGAGGAAGTCGCCAAAATCTGCAAAAGCCACGGCGCCCGGCTGCTTGGCCCCAACTGCCTGGGCCTGCTCAACACCCAGAACAATTTAAACGCCTCCTTCGCCGGCAGTATGCCTGCTCGCGGCAAGATCGCCATCTTCTCTCAATCGGGCGCACTCTGTACCTCCATGCTTGACCTGGCTGAAGGCCGCCGTCTCGGAATCTCCAAGCTGATCAGTATCGGCAACAAAGCGGATATCAACGAAAACGATCTGCTCTCCTATCTCGCCGATGACAAGCAGACAACGGTTGTCACCGGATATCTGGAAAATATCATATCAGGCGATACCTTCATTAAAACCGCCGAAGAAGCCTGTATGAAAAAGCCGGTGGTGCTGCTCAAATCAGGGACCACTGCAGCAGGACAAAAGGCTGCCGCCAGCCACACCGGAGTTCTGGCCGGCACCGACACCGCCTACGGTGCGGCCTTCAAGCGCTCCGGGGTGATCCGGGCCGATACTTTTGAAGCCCTTTTTGATTACGCCACGGCCCTTTCCATGCAGCCTCTGCCCAAGGGAAACAGGGTGTTGATCATCACCAACGCCGGGGGGCCGGGAACCATGGCTGCCGATGCCGTTGAACACTGCGGCATGAGGGTTGCCGATCTCGCTTCCAATACCGCAACGGCATTGCGCGACAAGCTCCCCGAGGGCGTCAGCATCGGCAATCCGGTCGATGTCCTTGGCGATGCACCGCCGGAGCGTTACCGGGAGGTCCTGCGCACCGCCCAGAATGACGACAGCGTTGACGCCATTATCATCATCCTCACTCCCCAGGTGATGTCCAACCCCAAGGAAACGGCCCGGGCCATCGCCATGGAAATCGACGGCAGCAAACCGGTTCTCGCCTCCTTTATGGGGGGCAAGGACGTCATGCCCGGCAGACTCGAGCTGACCGCGGCCGGGCTGCCCGATTACGAGTCCCCCGAGCGAGCCGTCGGCGCCCTCAAAGTAATGCACGAATATGAAACCTGGCTGCACCGGCCGCCGCGAATGGTTACCCGTTTTCGGGTCAACAGAAGGCGGGTGGAGCGCATCATTACCCGCAGCCGGCGCTTCAATATTCTGCAGCTCAATGAGGTGAAGTCCAAAAAAATCCTGCAGTCTTACGGTTTCAACGTACCCGACGGCAGGCTGGTAACCGATGCCGAAGAAGCGGTTGAACAGGCGCGCCGCACCGGCTTTCCGGTAGCCATGAAGATTGTCTCACCGGATATCGTTCACAAAAGCGATATGGGCGGGGTTAAGCTGAACCTTACCACCGCACAGCAGGTCAGGGACGGATTTGACCTGATGATGATTCGTATTCTGCAGCAGGTTCCCAGTGCCATCATCGAAGGTATCTATGTCGAAAAGATGGTGGATCCCGGACTGGAGGTAATTATCGGCGTCAGCAGAGACCCGCAGTTCGGTCCCATGCTGATGTTCGGTCTCGGCGGCATTTTTGTCGAGGTGATGAAGGATGTCACCTTTCACCTGGCCCCCATCACTCAGGATGAAGCCATTCATATGCTCAAATCCACCAGGTCCTATAACATTCTCAAGGGCAAGCGGGGCCAGAAAGGCGTCGATATCGTCGGCATCGCCAACGGCCTCCAGCGTATAAGCCAGTTGACCACCGACTTCCCCCAGATCATCGAACTCGACATCAATCCTTTTATCGTCGGAGAAACGGGAACCGATCCGGTGGTCGCAGACGGCAGGATGACCCTTTTATCGGCCGATAAAAGGATTATTATCTGA
- a CDS encoding DNA-deoxyinosine glycosylase, with protein sequence MNFCPDKMMLHGFPPISGPACHTLILGSMPGRDSLDASQYYAHNRNAFWPIMGEIYGATPSLSYDQRRQTLVDNGISVWDVIKSCRRETSLDSAIEEESIAVNDFENFLADHPLLTRIFFNGAKAEQSFKRYVGHLLCTHGLSYLRLPSTSPANARMNFQQKLLAWSSALK encoded by the coding sequence TTGAATTTTTGCCCCGACAAAATGATGCTTCATGGTTTTCCACCCATATCGGGCCCTGCCTGTCATACCCTTATCCTGGGTTCCATGCCAGGCCGGGATTCACTTGATGCCAGCCAATACTATGCCCATAATCGAAACGCCTTCTGGCCCATCATGGGAGAGATCTATGGCGCTACACCGTCGCTCTCCTATGACCAAAGGAGGCAAACCCTGGTGGACAACGGGATCAGCGTCTGGGATGTAATTAAGAGTTGCCGGAGAGAAACGAGTCTTGATTCAGCCATTGAGGAGGAATCGATCGCGGTCAATGATTTCGAGAATTTTCTGGCAGATCACCCTCTGTTGACCCGGATTTTTTTCAATGGCGCCAAAGCGGAACAGAGCTTCAAGCGCTATGTCGGTCATCTTCTCTGCACCCACGGGCTCAGCTACCTGCGGCTGCCCTCGACCAGTCCCGCCAATGCCCGCATGAATTTCCAGCAAAAGCTCCTGGCATGGAGTTCGGCACTGAAGTGA